In the genome of Thermomicrobiales bacterium, one region contains:
- the recG gene encoding ATP-dependent DNA helicase RecG has product MARLTRSTLLANTSSMDMRRNSYPPRDLIQVDKVLQLEERKGFRDDAATNGIARFVGERTARLLHAAEPETQRRIQELDTLLAGYGQLPAADRRTAVAAARRIVQDLAHMPTPAPVDFPPPVRASRVAPRAQVPPRREPRAAKPGVQVASLADSVRLLPGVGEGRAKTLAQLGVETVGDLLHLYPRKYIDYGNVQPIASSLFGRLTTIQGTVASIETRRTTTGRELVDAVIADGTGRIHAVWFSPWVARQLVPGTPVSLSGRVEQMRGQLTFQNPEWEILGSETLNTGRIIPVYPLVKNISQKVIRPLVRHALDATSKLIVEPLPEDLRADEGLLDLGQALEWIHFPVEGPTGDAATNLRSAQQRIAFDQFLALQLGLLSRKHEWQSQPGTAITVDREALSALNDKLPFELTGAQRRSLAEILRDMSKPQPMTRLLQGDVGSGKTIVAALAAYAAILDGYQVALMAPTEILAEQHARGLQRVFEALPEERRPRIGFLTGSVSGAQRTAVYAAGAAGEIDLLIGTHALIQEDVELANLGLAIIDEQHRFGVEQRARLRGKGVAPDVLVMTATPIPRTLALTLHGDLDVSTLDEMPPGRQPIETYRVDGRQRADAYRFIRGQIETGRQAFIVFPLVEESETVDARAAVAEHERLSSEIFPDLRLGLLHGRMRPAEKDAVMGAFRDHEIDILVSTSVIEVGIDVPNATVMLIDGADRFGLSQLHQFRGRVGRGAEQSYCILISGDTGSDGNARLQAMVDTQDGFKLAQTDLELRGPGDFLGTRQSGLPELDLAMFADVRDLERARAVAERILEEDPKLESARFALVRARMDAFWKRAIVDVS; this is encoded by the coding sequence ATGGCCCGGTTGACACGGTCTACGCTGCTCGCCAACACTTCCAGCATGGACATGCGGCGCAACAGCTATCCCCCGCGCGACCTTATCCAGGTTGATAAGGTTCTGCAACTTGAAGAGCGTAAGGGCTTCCGCGACGACGCGGCCACAAACGGCATCGCTCGCTTCGTCGGCGAGCGGACGGCGCGGTTGCTTCATGCCGCTGAACCTGAAACGCAACGCCGAATTCAGGAGCTTGACACGCTCCTTGCTGGATACGGTCAGCTTCCTGCTGCAGATCGCAGGACGGCTGTGGCAGCGGCGCGGCGGATTGTTCAGGATCTGGCCCACATGCCGACCCCGGCACCCGTCGATTTTCCCCCGCCTGTGCGCGCTTCCCGGGTTGCGCCACGAGCGCAGGTACCGCCGAGGCGTGAACCGCGGGCGGCGAAGCCAGGAGTGCAGGTTGCATCGCTCGCCGATTCTGTCCGGCTGCTGCCCGGTGTTGGCGAAGGTCGTGCGAAGACGCTCGCGCAACTTGGGGTCGAGACGGTTGGTGACCTGCTGCATCTCTATCCGCGCAAGTACATCGACTATGGCAACGTCCAGCCGATCGCCAGCAGCCTGTTCGGCAGGCTGACGACGATTCAGGGCACGGTCGCATCGATTGAGACCCGGCGCACGACGACCGGGCGTGAGCTTGTTGATGCGGTCATTGCGGACGGCACCGGTCGGATTCACGCCGTCTGGTTCAGCCCGTGGGTAGCACGGCAGCTCGTGCCCGGTACGCCAGTGTCGCTGTCCGGGCGTGTCGAGCAGATGCGTGGCCAGCTCACGTTCCAGAATCCGGAGTGGGAAATTCTCGGCAGCGAGACGCTCAACACTGGCCGGATCATTCCAGTCTATCCACTGGTTAAGAACATCTCGCAGAAGGTGATCCGGCCCCTCGTGCGGCATGCTCTCGACGCCACCAGCAAGCTGATCGTTGAGCCGCTGCCGGAGGACCTGCGCGCAGACGAAGGTCTCCTCGATCTCGGACAGGCGCTGGAATGGATCCACTTCCCGGTTGAGGGACCGACTGGCGATGCTGCGACCAACTTGCGGTCCGCCCAGCAGCGAATCGCGTTCGACCAGTTCCTCGCGCTGCAGTTGGGTCTGCTGAGCCGCAAGCATGAGTGGCAGTCGCAGCCCGGCACGGCGATCACCGTCGATCGCGAGGCGCTGAGTGCGCTGAACGACAAACTGCCGTTCGAGCTGACCGGTGCTCAGCGGCGCTCGCTGGCCGAGATTCTTCGGGACATGTCGAAGCCACAGCCAATGACCCGTCTCTTGCAGGGCGATGTCGGTTCGGGCAAGACGATTGTCGCAGCGCTGGCTGCCTACGCTGCGATTCTGGATGGCTACCAGGTTGCGCTGATGGCCCCGACCGAGATCCTTGCGGAGCAGCATGCTCGCGGCTTGCAGCGCGTGTTTGAGGCATTGCCGGAGGAGCGTCGTCCACGAATCGGCTTCCTGACCGGCAGCGTCAGCGGTGCGCAGCGCACTGCGGTCTACGCGGCGGGCGCAGCTGGCGAGATCGATCTGTTGATCGGCACCCACGCACTCATCCAGGAAGACGTCGAGCTGGCCAACCTGGGGCTAGCGATTATCGACGAACAGCATCGGTTTGGCGTGGAGCAGCGCGCGCGGCTGCGCGGCAAGGGCGTCGCGCCGGATGTGCTGGTGATGACCGCCACGCCGATCCCGCGTACGCTCGCGCTGACGCTGCACGGCGATCTGGACGTGTCGACGCTCGATGAGATGCCGCCGGGCCGCCAGCCAATCGAGACCTATCGGGTCGATGGGCGGCAGCGCGCCGACGCCTACCGCTTCATCCGCGGCCAGATCGAGACCGGTCGGCAGGCGTTCATCGTCTTCCCGCTCGTCGAGGAGTCCGAAACGGTCGATGCACGAGCAGCGGTTGCCGAGCACGAGCGGCTGAGCAGCGAGATTTTTCCGGACTTACGTCTTGGCCTGCTGCACGGGCGGATGCGACCGGCAGAGAAGGATGCGGTCATGGGCGCATTCCGCGACCACGAGATCGACATCCTGGTTTCGACCTCGGTGATCGAGGTTGGTATCGACGTCCCCAACGCGACGGTCATGCTGATTGATGGTGCAGATCGATTCGGCCTGTCGCAGCTGCATCAGTTTCGCGGCCGGGTGGGTCGCGGCGCCGAGCAGTCGTACTGCATCCTCATCTCTGGTGACACGGGTAGTGATGGCAATGCCCGCTTGCAGGCGATGGTCGACACGCAGGATGGGTTCAAGCTGGCGCAGACCGACCTGGAGCTGCGCGGCCCGGGCGACTTTCTCGGCACCCGCCAAAGCGGTCTGCCGGAGTTGGATCTGGCGATGTTCGCCGACGTTCGCGATCTGGAGCGCGCGCGTGCCGTCGCCGAACGCATTCTTGAGGAAGATCCCAAACTGGAAAGCGCGCGGTTCGCCCTGGTGCGAGCGCGGATGGATGCGTTCTGGAAGCGCGCGATAGTGGATGTGAGCTAG
- the coaD gene encoding pantetheine-phosphate adenylyltransferase: MRVAVYPGSFDPVTNGHVDLARRAARLFDRLIVAVYTGGTHGAKRHLFSLDERVRLVRDCLGDEPNIDVDTYENLTVDYARSVGAQTIVRGLRAVSDFEYEFKLAHMYQHLAPELEVVCLMTSSSYSFISSSFIREVASLGGDVTALVPAPVVDALSKQFDPDAIQTTEERPLDAYTPSGGI, encoded by the coding sequence ATGCGAGTAGCAGTCTACCCGGGCAGCTTCGACCCGGTCACGAATGGACACGTCGATCTCGCCCGCCGCGCGGCACGGTTGTTCGATCGACTGATTGTTGCTGTCTATACTGGCGGAACCCACGGCGCAAAGCGGCATCTCTTCAGTCTCGACGAGCGCGTGCGGCTGGTTCGCGACTGCCTGGGTGATGAACCGAACATTGACGTTGACACCTATGAAAACCTGACCGTAGACTACGCTCGAAGCGTGGGGGCGCAGACCATCGTTCGCGGGCTCCGGGCAGTTTCAGATTTCGAATATGAGTTCAAGCTGGCGCACATGTACCAGCATCTTGCTCCGGAGTTGGAGGTCGTCTGTTTGATGACGAGCTCAAGCTACTCGTTTATTTCGTCGAGCTTTATCCGTGAAGTGGCTTCACTCGGCGGCGATGTTACGGCGCTTGTCCCCGCTCCAGTTGTTGATGCACTCAGCAAGCAATTCGACCCCGACGCAATCCAGACCACGGAAGAGAGGCCGCTCGATGCATACACGCCAAGCGGTGGAATCTGA
- the ggt gene encoding gamma-glutamyltransferase — protein sequence MAVTTKRATEKQPAAAAKGMVTSNHPLASLAGNEILIQGGNAVDAAIGTMFALSVVEPMMTTIFGAGFINIRLADGTCTTIDNYATVPRGASADMFKPIPGNLDNDVEGDLNSTGYLAVATGGTLLGWATAVERFGRLSLAEVMAPAIRFARQGFRVSPYLSQLIQMERENLGRYPASAEVFLPGGNVPAVNDRIVRSDYADTLEAIAQHGPDYLYRGPLGEAIVADMAKNGGLISKDDLEDYRIYERPPVRGTYRGYEVVGMGPTSSGGTHIIQILNILEHFDIAKMGFGSADTVHVIGEAMKIAFADRFRYMADPATTDIPLDWLTSKSYGAERAAQIDMAKAQQYIAATPPDGEGASTTHCCAADADGNIVATTQTLNGGFGSKVTVPGTGMLLNNCMHLMDPNPGRTNSIAPDKRILSSMSPTLVMKDGKPFMAIGTPGGVRIFGTVMQGIINVIDHGMSIQESVEAPRIWDRGPVLEIEEGFAGVAELKAALEARGHVVETPLKVAGGMNGILIDPESGNMQGAACWRADGAPMGFSGGDGRIAGDAAKAMWA from the coding sequence ATGGCAGTAACCACAAAGCGCGCGACCGAGAAGCAGCCAGCCGCAGCCGCCAAGGGGATGGTGACATCGAACCATCCGCTGGCGTCGCTCGCCGGCAACGAGATCCTGATCCAGGGCGGCAATGCCGTCGACGCAGCCATCGGCACAATGTTCGCTCTGTCGGTCGTTGAGCCGATGATGACGACGATCTTCGGCGCAGGCTTCATCAATATCCGACTGGCAGATGGCACCTGCACAACGATTGACAACTACGCGACGGTGCCGCGCGGTGCCAGCGCCGACATGTTCAAGCCGATCCCCGGCAACCTCGACAACGACGTGGAAGGCGACCTCAACAGCACCGGCTATCTCGCTGTCGCGACTGGCGGGACGCTGCTCGGCTGGGCGACCGCCGTCGAGCGCTTCGGCCGCCTGTCGCTCGCCGAAGTGATGGCTCCGGCGATCCGGTTCGCTCGCCAGGGCTTCCGCGTCAGCCCGTATCTCTCGCAGCTCATCCAGATGGAGCGCGAGAATCTTGGTCGATATCCGGCCAGCGCTGAGGTGTTTCTGCCGGGTGGCAACGTTCCCGCAGTCAACGACCGCATCGTTCGCAGCGACTACGCAGACACGCTCGAAGCGATCGCGCAGCACGGCCCGGACTACCTGTATCGCGGCCCGCTGGGCGAGGCGATCGTCGCCGACATGGCGAAGAATGGCGGGCTGATCTCGAAGGATGACCTTGAGGACTACCGCATCTACGAACGCCCGCCGGTGCGTGGCACCTACCGTGGCTATGAGGTCGTCGGCATGGGTCCGACATCTTCGGGTGGCACGCACATCATCCAGATCCTGAACATTCTGGAGCACTTCGACATCGCCAAGATGGGCTTTGGCTCTGCTGACACCGTCCATGTCATTGGCGAGGCGATGAAGATCGCGTTCGCCGACCGCTTCCGTTATATGGCCGACCCGGCCACGACCGACATTCCGCTCGACTGGCTGACGTCCAAGTCGTACGGCGCAGAACGCGCCGCTCAGATCGACATGGCCAAGGCGCAGCAGTACATTGCCGCCACGCCCCCGGATGGCGAAGGTGCATCGACGACGCACTGCTGCGCCGCAGACGCCGACGGCAACATCGTCGCGACGACGCAGACGCTCAACGGCGGATTCGGCTCGAAGGTGACGGTGCCGGGAACCGGCATGTTGCTGAACAATTGCATGCACCTGATGGACCCGAATCCGGGCCGAACGAACTCAATCGCGCCCGACAAGCGCATCCTGTCCTCGATGTCGCCGACGCTGGTGATGAAGGATGGCAAACCGTTCATGGCCATCGGTACGCCGGGGGGCGTCCGTATCTTCGGCACGGTCATGCAGGGGATCATCAACGTCATCGACCATGGCATGTCGATCCAGGAGTCAGTCGAAGCACCGCGTATCTGGGATCGCGGGCCGGTGCTGGAGATCGAGGAAGGCTTTGCCGGAGTCGCCGAGCTGAAGGCGGCGCTGGAAGCACGCGGCCATGTCGTCGAGACCCCGCTGAAGGTCGCAGGTGGCATGAACGGCATCCTGATCGATCCGGAATCCGGCAACATGCAGGGCGCTGCCTGCTGGCGCGCCGATGGCGCGCCGATGGGCTTCTCCGGCGGCGATGGCCGCATCGCTGGTGACGCGGCGAAGGCGATGTGGGCGTAG
- a CDS encoding amidohydrolase, with the protein MLHETAQQAVRNQVPVPTVEDFVESLKRCNDAYVASGITSSQDAGSLTADHVRAYQIASERGLLKLRTSMMIRETLIDQLDGLGVLQGFGSNRLRVGPVKLFIDGSLIGRTAAVTQPFLEDPRDDNLGLTMMPKEQFEDYVMKAHTMGYQIAVHAIGDRGIDWVLDAYEKALTAHPRDDHRHRIEHCGICRPDILDRIQRLGVIPVTQPVFILEYGDGFIRHLGMERIQLTYPFRSFLERGIPLVFSSDCPVSSYVPMKSIQAAVTERTGTGQSYALEEAVTVEEALEMYTVAGAHVTFEEDIKGKIKAGMLADFAVLEQDPRDVDPSTLADLGVTTTIIGGEVVYER; encoded by the coding sequence GTGCTGCACGAGACGGCGCAGCAGGCAGTGCGCAACCAGGTGCCGGTGCCGACCGTTGAGGACTTCGTCGAATCGCTCAAGCGCTGCAACGACGCCTACGTGGCCTCGGGCATCACCTCGTCGCAGGACGCAGGCTCACTGACAGCTGACCATGTCCGCGCCTACCAGATCGCGTCGGAACGCGGCCTGCTGAAGCTGCGCACCAGCATGATGATCCGTGAGACGCTGATCGACCAGCTCGACGGCCTCGGCGTACTGCAGGGCTTCGGCAGCAACCGCCTTCGTGTCGGCCCGGTCAAGCTGTTCATCGACGGCTCTCTGATCGGTCGCACCGCCGCCGTCACGCAGCCGTTCCTGGAAGACCCCCGCGACGACAACCTCGGCCTGACGATGATGCCGAAGGAGCAGTTCGAGGACTACGTCATGAAAGCCCACACGATGGGCTATCAGATCGCCGTCCACGCTATCGGCGACCGCGGCATCGACTGGGTGCTGGACGCCTACGAGAAGGCGCTCACCGCCCACCCGCGTGACGATCATCGTCATCGCATCGAGCACTGCGGCATCTGCCGCCCGGACATCCTCGATCGCATCCAGCGACTCGGCGTCATCCCGGTCACCCAACCGGTCTTCATCCTGGAGTATGGCGACGGCTTCATCCGCCACCTCGGTATGGAGCGCATTCAGCTGACCTATCCGTTCCGTTCCTTCCTCGAGCGCGGAATTCCGCTCGTCTTCTCGTCGGACTGCCCAGTGTCGTCCTACGTGCCGATGAAGTCGATCCAGGCCGCCGTCACCGAGCGGACCGGCACGGGCCAGTCGTACGCGCTTGAGGAGGCCGTCACGGTCGAGGAAGCGCTGGAGATGTACACCGTCGCCGGTGCCCACGTGACCTTTGAAGAGGACATCAAGGGCAAGATCAAGGCCGGTATGCTGGCCGACTTCGCCGTCCTCGAACAGGACCCGCGCGATGTCGATCCATCGACACTCGCCGACCTCGGCGTCACAACGACAATCATCGGTGGCGAGGTTGTTTACGAGCGATAG
- a CDS encoding uroporphyrinogen decarboxylase yields MSGEQMTPRERVDAALRGEAVDRPPVSIWRHFPNQDQSAADLAAITRAWQETYQLDFIKLMPPGDYATIDWGAKSEYQGAPGGTRETTHYPIDTAADWAKIAPVPVDAGFNAEVVGACALVRDAVGPDVPVLQTIFSPLTIASKMSAGRVVDHLRSDPDAVRQALEAIRDVTVAMTRASLAAGADGVFFASQLATSDMLTESEYLEFGTNYDLEVMEEAVAAGSQVTMVHLHGANTFFHILAGYPGNVLNWHDRAVGPDLATVQGNYPDCCVAGGINEKEIPGMSAEAVVAQVTEARQATNNRRLMIAPGCVIPVATPEANLRAAVDAAKAL; encoded by the coding sequence ATGTCGGGCGAGCAAATGACGCCGCGAGAGCGAGTGGATGCGGCGCTACGAGGTGAAGCAGTTGACCGTCCGCCAGTCAGCATCTGGCGACACTTCCCGAATCAGGATCAGTCCGCTGCCGATCTGGCGGCCATCACCCGGGCCTGGCAGGAGACGTATCAGCTGGATTTCATCAAGCTGATGCCGCCGGGTGATTACGCGACGATCGACTGGGGCGCGAAGAGCGAGTACCAGGGTGCGCCAGGTGGCACGCGCGAGACGACGCACTATCCGATCGACACCGCCGCCGACTGGGCGAAGATCGCGCCGGTGCCGGTGGATGCCGGATTCAACGCCGAGGTCGTTGGTGCCTGCGCGCTCGTGCGGGACGCAGTCGGACCGGACGTGCCAGTGCTGCAGACCATCTTCAGTCCGCTGACGATCGCCAGCAAGATGTCGGCTGGCCGCGTCGTTGATCACCTGCGGTCTGATCCGGATGCCGTCCGGCAGGCGTTGGAGGCAATCCGCGATGTGACCGTGGCAATGACGCGCGCGTCGTTGGCCGCTGGTGCAGACGGCGTGTTCTTCGCCAGCCAGCTGGCCACCTCGGACATGCTGACCGAGTCGGAGTACCTCGAATTCGGCACCAACTACGATCTGGAGGTTATGGAAGAAGCGGTTGCCGCCGGTAGCCAGGTGACGATGGTGCACTTGCACGGCGCGAACACGTTCTTCCATATCCTGGCCGGGTACCCCGGCAATGTCCTGAACTGGCACGACCGGGCCGTCGGGCCGGATCTGGCGACCGTTCAGGGCAACTATCCGGATTGTTGCGTCGCCGGTGGGATCAACGAGAAAGAGATCCCGGGGATGTCGGCGGAGGCAGTTGTCGCTCAGGTCACCGAGGCGCGGCAGGCAACCAACAACCGCCGCCTGATGATCGCGCCGGGGTGCGTGATCCCAGTCGCGACGCCCGAGGCGAACCTGCGGGCCGCAGTGGACGCCGCGAAGGCGCTATAA
- a CDS encoding DUF177 domain-containing protein, whose product MQLKNDTRINVAQLMKEDVGAYRVYDVSLDWFALDQDMMARDVTAHVRLTRIGDGLLATGSVAGTAIIECVRCLEMYDQPFAAEFDHDYRPSIDVRSGAPVAHMVPAEEVGTIDESHELDLTEPFRQVALLDLPIKPICREDCPGLGQGGDDDSEVGDLRFRILGDLLDEDETSEQN is encoded by the coding sequence TTGCAGCTCAAGAACGACACGCGGATCAACGTCGCCCAGCTCATGAAGGAGGACGTCGGGGCTTATCGAGTCTACGACGTTTCGCTTGACTGGTTTGCGCTCGATCAGGACATGATGGCGCGCGACGTTACCGCGCACGTGCGGTTGACGCGAATCGGTGATGGGCTACTGGCTACCGGATCGGTTGCAGGAACGGCTATCATTGAGTGCGTCCGGTGTCTGGAAATGTACGACCAGCCGTTCGCGGCCGAGTTCGATCATGACTATCGACCGTCGATCGACGTCCGGAGCGGTGCTCCCGTCGCGCACATGGTGCCGGCGGAAGAGGTCGGAACGATTGATGAGTCCCACGAGCTTGACCTGACCGAGCCATTTCGGCAGGTGGCGCTTCTGGACTTGCCGATCAAGCCGATATGCCGTGAGGATTGCCCGGGCCTGGGTCAGGGCGGCGACGATGACAGTGAAGTCGGGGATTTGCGATTTCGCATTCTCGGTGATCTGCTTGATGAAGATGAGACAAGCGAACAGAATTGA
- the rsmD gene encoding 16S rRNA (guanine(966)-N(2))-methyltransferase RsmD — protein MRVVSGEARGRKLRAPRSEGITRPMADKIKEALFSVLASLGVEYDRVLDLYAGSGAVGIEALSRGASWCDFVDRDKHAIQAIRDNLEHVKFADRGKIHAVSVLTAIRSAREPYDLVIFDPPYADPEIHATLVMLGESDAVRDGTVIAMGYSPRVEMPEQLGNLVQLRARCHGGSCFAVYDVVLAPDKSKSAAMDGDASAEG, from the coding sequence ATGCGAGTGGTTAGCGGCGAGGCACGCGGACGAAAGCTCCGGGCACCACGCTCCGAGGGCATTACGCGACCGATGGCCGACAAGATCAAGGAAGCGCTCTTCTCCGTCCTCGCGTCGCTGGGGGTTGAGTACGACCGCGTTCTCGACCTCTATGCCGGGTCGGGTGCCGTTGGCATCGAGGCGCTCTCGCGCGGCGCGAGCTGGTGCGACTTCGTCGATCGCGACAAGCACGCGATCCAGGCAATCCGCGACAACCTGGAGCACGTTAAGTTCGCTGATCGCGGGAAGATTCACGCCGTCAGCGTCCTGACAGCAATCAGATCGGCGCGCGAGCCATACGACCTGGTGATCTTCGATCCACCCTACGCCGATCCGGAGATCCACGCGACGCTGGTGATGCTCGGGGAATCCGACGCTGTTCGTGACGGCACGGTCATCGCGATGGGTTACTCGCCACGGGTGGAGATGCCGGAGCAGTTAGGGAACCTGGTGCAGTTGCGCGCGCGCTGCCACGGTGGCTCCTGCTTCGCGGTGTACGATGTAGTTCTCGCGCCGGACAAAAGTAAGTCGGCTGCGATGGATGGGGATGCTTCGGCAGAGGGGTGA
- a CDS encoding LLM class flavin-dependent oxidoreductase: MQVGVFMRTSEVNVDDQPIRFRDILGFAQAAEAAGLDSFWVPDHLTFESPEGETFGVWDAYSIMSGLAAATSRIRIGPFVTASIFRNPALLAKMAATIDDISDGRFVLGLGAGNWEAEHTAFGFPFDRRASRLGEALQIIRPLFRDGSVDFKGTYHLAKTQHRPAGPTDGGPPLWVAAKGPRLTRTAVQFADALISIWPANLAQVTAERSRINAACADVGRDPSTIEHIIGTHLYLPAGTPNEIGDNAISGSTDEIVATLRSFADAGVAHVVVDLRPDVSMAGIAELGEIVARLRQ, translated from the coding sequence ATGCAGGTCGGCGTCTTCATGCGCACGTCCGAGGTCAATGTCGATGACCAGCCGATCCGGTTCCGCGACATCCTCGGATTCGCCCAGGCTGCCGAAGCAGCCGGACTCGACTCGTTCTGGGTCCCGGATCACCTCACATTTGAATCGCCCGAGGGCGAAACGTTCGGCGTATGGGATGCGTACAGCATCATGAGCGGGCTGGCTGCCGCAACGTCGCGCATACGCATCGGCCCGTTCGTCACGGCGTCGATCTTTCGCAACCCGGCGTTGTTGGCCAAGATGGCGGCGACGATCGACGACATCTCGGACGGTCGCTTCGTCCTCGGGCTCGGCGCGGGCAACTGGGAAGCGGAACACACTGCCTTCGGCTTCCCGTTCGACCGCCGCGCCAGCCGCCTGGGCGAAGCCCTGCAGATTATCCGACCGCTGTTTCGCGACGGATCAGTGGACTTCAAGGGCACCTACCACTTGGCGAAAACCCAGCATCGTCCTGCTGGCCCCACCGACGGTGGCCCGCCGCTGTGGGTTGCAGCGAAAGGCCCGCGCCTGACCCGCACCGCCGTGCAGTTCGCCGATGCGCTGATTAGCATCTGGCCGGCCAATCTGGCGCAGGTCACCGCCGAACGCAGCCGGATCAACGCCGCCTGCGCCGATGTTGGTCGCGATCCCTCGACGATCGAGCACATCATCGGCACGCACCTCTACCTGCCGGCGGGCACACCAAACGAGATTGGCGACAACGCCATCAGCGGTAGCACTGACGAGATCGTCGCAACGCTGCGGTCATTCGCCGACGCGGGTGTTGCACACGTCGTCGTTGACCTGCGGCCTGATGTCAGCATGGCGGGGATTGCGGAGTTGGGCGAGATCGTAGCTCGACTCAGACAGTAA
- the infA gene encoding translation initiation factor IF-1: MFAVELENGHNVLGHLSGRMRKNFIRVLPGDRVTVELSPYDLTRGRITYRHR, encoded by the coding sequence ATGTTCGCTGTCGAGCTTGAGAATGGGCACAACGTCCTCGGCCACCTCTCCGGCCGAATGCGGAAGAACTTCATCCGCGTCCTGCCCGGCGATCGCGTGACCGTTGAGCTATCCCCATACGATCTGACACGCGGCCGGATCACCTACCGACACCGCTAA
- a CDS encoding ketoacyl-ACP synthase III translates to MPRAAITGWGMYVPERVLSNDELSRMVDTNDEWIVSRTGIRERRIAGETDTITSSSVASARLACEKARIDPGDLDLIVVGTFTADQMMPSVACQVQFAIGAHAAAAFDLNAACSGFVYALATATQFIESGLYQRILVIGTDINSRYLDYTDRSTCVLFGDGSGAVVLEASDAAEGVLSVALGADGSAGHHLTLGDPASFAKLNGNPTMDRPFMRMNGPEVYRFAVKVMGGVAAEAIARAGLTFDEIDLLVPHQANLRIIDAAAKRLELPRDRVWVNVHDYGNTSSASVPIGLVEAFEAGAIQDGMHVVVVAFGGGLSWAAGVIRWGATGVARLARG, encoded by the coding sequence ATGCCGCGAGCCGCGATTACTGGCTGGGGCATGTATGTGCCTGAGCGCGTGCTTAGCAACGACGAACTCTCGCGCATGGTTGATACAAACGATGAGTGGATCGTGTCACGCACCGGCATTCGCGAACGGCGCATCGCCGGCGAGACCGATACGATCACGTCGTCGTCCGTGGCGTCAGCGCGTCTCGCCTGTGAGAAGGCGCGGATAGATCCGGGCGATCTTGACCTGATTGTAGTTGGCACGTTCACCGCCGATCAGATGATGCCGTCGGTCGCCTGTCAGGTGCAGTTTGCGATCGGTGCGCACGCGGCCGCTGCGTTCGATCTCAATGCCGCCTGCTCGGGCTTTGTCTATGCGCTCGCGACGGCGACCCAGTTCATCGAATCCGGCCTCTATCAACGCATCCTCGTCATTGGTACCGATATCAACTCGCGTTACCTTGATTACACGGATCGCAGCACCTGCGTGTTGTTTGGCGATGGTTCCGGCGCAGTCGTGCTGGAGGCCAGTGACGCGGCTGAAGGCGTGCTCTCCGTTGCTCTCGGCGCAGATGGTTCGGCTGGGCATCATCTGACACTTGGTGACCCGGCTTCCTTTGCCAAGCTCAACGGAAACCCGACGATGGATCGCCCGTTCATGCGCATGAACGGACCAGAGGTCTATCGGTTCGCCGTCAAGGTGATGGGCGGGGTGGCCGCCGAGGCTATCGCGCGAGCCGGCCTGACGTTCGATGAGATTGATCTGCTGGTGCCGCATCAGGCAAATCTGCGGATTATCGACGCGGCCGCGAAGCGCCTGGAATTGCCGCGCGATCGCGTCTGGGTGAATGTCCACGACTATGGCAACACATCTTCGGCATCGGTGCCGATTGGCCTGGTGGAGGCGTTCGAGGCGGGGGCAATCCAGGACGGGATGCATGTCGTAGTCGTCGCATTCGGCGGCGGCCTTTCGTGGGCAGCGGGGGTGATACGGTGGGGAGCGACAGGCGTCGCCCGGCTGGCCCGGGGATGA